TAggagttgagattccttcaaagcatctgttgtttctctccttccataggGTCCAAAAAATTACTGCTGGGATCATTCTCCAAATTCTTTTAATGGATTTGTCAACTCTCCAGAGTATCCAGCTAGCATATGCATCTTTGATGTTGAAGGGCATTACCCATTGTAGACCAAGCATAGAGTAGAAGAAAAACCAGAGGCTAGCTGCTGCAGGGCAGTGCAAAAATAGATGGTTGACACTTTCATTGGTCTGCTTGCACATGGTACACATGTTAACAACTATTACACCTCTCCTTCTAAGATTGTCTTGTGTTAGGCATGCTTCCTTCAGTGCAGTCCAAGTGAAGCAAGTAACTCTGAGAGGCTGTCTGGTTCTCCATACAAGCTTGTCGTGATTACTTAAAATAGTTGTATCAGATTGTTTATCCTTTTAAAAATTCATAGCATAATTaattagtttttctccatttcacCCTTAATAGAACTTTATCATTAATATAAATGTCATATAAATAATAAATGACATATAAATAGAATCACTTAATGAAGATAGATTATAATTTAGATATAAGGGTAAAGTAAGTCAAATATCCCtcttaataaatattttttaagaagtgtgtaaaaaaaaaaaaattgtcccataaGATTTAAAGTACTCTTAAGAGTATAAGATGCAAAAGtctcattttattttttaaacttagtGACCAGTTAAACTAATACATTTAAATtgggagagattttttttttcaccttGCTGAAAATTTGGCAAAATCGTGAAATTACAAATTCACCAACAAGTGAAATAAAAATTAGAAgtttccaaaaaagaaaaaaattctggTGAAAAAAGTAATTAGTTCAAATTAGATTAGAGCATACCTGATTAAATTATACGATTTATCGCAAGAAAAATAAATGAGTTAACCTAACAAAGCTTTCAATTTGCCGAGTCCCTTTAAAGTTTTAAAGCCTGCTTCAGAGTGTACTTTACGTTTGTGTGGTTGTACCTTTtacttctttctttgtttcttttttcattttcaaaaGTTTGTAGAACTTGTAAAAAAGAATAAGGTTGTGTTAATGGAACAAAAATATGTGTTTATTTCAATTTAATGTATTAATAGTGCCATATTATCAgagagatttttattttttatttaatttattaatTGTGTTATATTGTATTTaagcttattttttaatttaaatttctAACTTGGCGTGAAAATTGTTAGGGGAGAGGAGATGTTagcttcacttgaccaaggtaaGAGTATTTGTGTTTCATAAGTGGAgagtaaaattattttattttcaataATTTAGGAATATATTACTTGACTTGACTAATAATAAGAGTAATTTTTTGTACAAAAAAGAAACATATTGTATAATTAATTTTTgtaataaaataacaaaaaaataCATAAAGCAGATACCGTAGTATAGAGAGACCAGTGACATATATATTGTTTTTACCATTAAGGTTTttaatgaaaataattttttcttccaatttacgtgacactttttattttaattcaaattatgTAAATTTTGATTAATGTTTCAAATATTGTTTTTTTAATCATATTAAAATCAGAGGAATTGTAAGTTTTTTTTGTGTAGCTATTaattatctaaattttaatttcaaaatattgagttgatctaatCTAATATAACGttaaaaattagtcaaattaaaatattaacaataacaatttgagccgagggtctaccgCAAACATTGTCTCTACCTCACAAAGGTAGACTAAGGTCTGACTGCATCTATCTCGATAGATCTACTTGTGAAATCACACTGAGTTTTTATTGCTATTTTAATATTAAATAATTGAGGTGATTTAATCTAATTTATCTTTAAACGTTAATCAAAATGATTCGTCAAAAATGAAAAAGTGCCTCATAAATttttgagtccggaaccaaaatgcccccaaaaaaatcactttgaaccaaaatacccaacaaaaaaaaagttacaaaactacctgtagcgcagtaatttactacgctaaagcagttcacggagacggagccgttaactgctttagcgcagtattttactgcgttatagaagcagttaaaaaaaaattctataacgcagtaaaatactatgTTATagataccaatttttttttctataacgcagtaaaatactgtgttatagaaacagtaccaaaaaaaaaaaaaattggtcaactttattttttgcaacacttaatgtttttttccatattttgaccaatgattagtcgtgtgtcaagactccgaaacgttagtattttatatagaatctgatatttttttctgcgtacaataatgaggcccaatacatcaaggatacgtagacgttcggattgtcattttaggggttgaaaaggtgtccgaagtaagttttgtttgtaaactttaggtttaagtgttctatatacatagacgtccatttttgtttgaagacttgttgtcattagcttaacattttttatttttagggtttagatttattgaaaataaagccgttgccaaaaggtttttagctgcaagattttttttttttttttgtattgcgcagtaaaacagtaccaaaaaagaaaaattggccaattttttttttgcaacacttagtgtgtttttgcatacttttgaccaacgattagtcgtatgtcaagactccgaaatgtcaatattttatatagaacctgatattttttactgcgtacaataatgtaggctcaatacatcaaggatacgtatacattcggattgtcattttaggggttgaaaaggtgcccgaagtaagttttgtttgaaaaaacttagtgtttgaatgtaaggttattttagtcaactttatatgtcgagaaaattagtcagctttatttttaaaaattgaaacTGCAGAagtgaacgtctacgtatccttgatgtattggacctacattattgtacgcagaaaaaaatatcaggttctatataaaatattgacgtttcggagtcttgacacacgactaatcgttggtcaaattatgaaaataacactaagttttttcaaacaaaacttacttcggacaccttttcaacccctaaaatgacgatccgaacgtctgcgtatccttgatgtattgggcctacattattgtacgcagaaaaaaatatcaggttctatataaaatattgacgtttcggagtcttgacacatgactaatcattggttaaagtatgaaaaaaacactaagtgttgcaaaaaataaagttggccaattttttttttgggtactgtttctataacgcagtattttactgcgttatagattttttttaactgcttctataacgcagtaaaatactgcgctaaagcagttaacggttCCATCTCCGTGAATTGCTTTAGTGCAGTAAATTACTCCGCTAAAGAtagttttgtaattttttttttgttagggtattttggttcaaagcagggctgggcataaataccgaaaatcgaaaaattgAACTGAACCGAAccaaaacttcaacaaaccgaaccgaaccgaactagtttggttcggtatttggtgtccaccttcaaaaaatcgaaaccgaaatagctgAACTGGAGTTTGATAAAATCGAACacacaccgaaatttaatacattacccaaaaaaattaaaataatccaggcccattaagtttaaagcaaaaaaaaatcaattgtaacaaaccctcttttgcatttgtatccctaattttctatttcagTTGACAAAATTAAATATGTTAAGGAAggcaactaggatgtgtctttacgatacgtgttttcttaattattcttacggtatgtataatAACCAAACAAACCCCAAAAAAAGACCATTAGCAGAAATTAACAAAGACAAGCAGCCATTAACACTAAATTGCATGGTTGTAGCCATTGATCACAATAACCTTTTTTACAGAGTCTGCTCAACATGTGAAAAAACTTTACCTGATCCTTCTCCAATTACCCATTTACCCTTTTGCAAATACTGTAACTTTAACAACCCTGCTTCATCTGGTTCTAAACGCCTCTTTCGTGTACTTGTATGTAATTTCCTATTCTTTTGTGCCCTTATTTGCAATTTCATGCCTTTTTTGCCTTTTCTTTTGTGTCGTTATTTGCAATTTAATGTTTTTCCTGTTTGTGAaaaggtttgatttttttttcttattcttttgtgtCCTTATTTGCaatttaatgttttttttttttatgaaaaggttttttttttttttttttttttttgttttctggaCTTTGGGTTTTtttccttattcttttgtgtCCTTTTTTGCAATTTAATGTTTTTTGGTTTGGAATTTGGGTTTTtttccttattcttttgtgtCCTTATTTGCaatttaatgtttttttttatttttatgaaaaggttttttttttttttttttttttctggactTTGGGTTTTtttccttattcttttgtgtccttttttgcaatttaatgttttttttttttttttttttggtttggaaTTTGGGTTTTTTCTTATTCTTTAGTGTCCTTATTCGCaatttaatgttttttttttttttgtttgtgaaaaggtttgattttttttatttttggaatCTTGGGTTTTGCAGATATCTATAGCTACAGAGAAAAAGGTGATTGTGGTGATAATGTTTGATAGGGCAGCTAAGGTTTTGTTTGGTTGTTCTGCTGATGAGTTCTTTGATTTTGCAAAGACTCACCCTTTTGCTGGTAACTTAAATTAATCTCCATTTTATTCGattttcatttcctttttttttttaaacctttTATACTTGTATAGGAGTATCAATTTGCAGTTTACAATGgcaattaatttttttctttaaataagtagtagtagtagtagtagtaaatgAAAAAAGGGAACACACAGATAGTCGGGGGGATTCACGGTTTACTTTTCTTAACTAgtatacattgattatacactgattatacaagtttatacacatattatacatccGCCGTCTACTTTTAGTTTTAGTGAATGGGTGGGCTGCTATTTAGGTTAATTCTTTTGAAAAAAACATACTTTTTTAACTTGCCTCTATCATCAAATAAGTTATATACAGTCAAAGCTCATCTATCATCAAATAAGAGCtatatacagtcaaacctttCTATAACGTTGTCATTGGTTTGGATATTTTTTAACTGCTATAGCAAAATGTTATcataacaaatatatatatatatatatatatatatatatatatatataacataaaaaaatCGGTTCCAAAAAGACTTGGccattatagtgaaatgttgttatagaggatgATTGTTATACCTCTCTATAACGGGGCGTTTGTCCGGATACTTTTTAGCCGCTATAGCAAAATGTTGTTACGAAAAACATATAATCTATATAACATGAAAAAGCGGTTCCAAAAGACTTGATTTTTATAGTGAAATGGTATTATAGAAGATAGTCTGTtaatagagaggtctgactgtatttAGTTTCCGTTTTGCTTTGGGAATTCTATGAAACAAAAAAGAATGAAGTAAGTAGGAGATGATGAGAATTTTTCTACAGAAATTGAAAATTTTGATGAAACTTACtcactctgtcccaatttataggAGTCTTTTCATTTGGAGGTGTCCAAGATGGTTGACACTATTTTATTGCCACACAAGTTTCATGACTTCTCAAGAAATGTAGGAGTAATTTATTTAAGGACAACGGTGCAAATAtaacccctcaactttgcgatttagagcagatataccccccattacaaaagtggtgtatatataaccctgccgttacaaaatggtgcaaatatacccttttcgctgacggagtttttttttttaaaaaatcatttaggttattttttaattaaaaaaatgtcacgtgactttaaaaaaaagtctatccATTTCTTTTAGTAGAtatacttttctaaagccacatagtaatttttttttttcgatgggtcgggtctggttcgtttaaaaaaatgggtagacttatttttttaaagtcacggagatattttttaaaTGAACCATACCCAacacacaagaaaaaaaaattatcatggctttataaaaatatgtctactaaaaaaaaatagatagactttttttaaagtcacgtggcatttttgtaattaaaaaaaaaactaaatgatttaaaaaaaaaaatcagcgaaaagggtatatttgcaccattttgtaacggcagaggtatatatacaccacttttgtaacgtggggtatatctgctctaaattgtaaagttgaggggtatatttgcacctttgccctttatttaattatattcaaATTTGATATTTTCATTGAAATGTTTCTCCATCGATTTAAACTTTAACCATTACTTTAGTGTTTTCTTATACTATTTCTAAACGTAATATATAGGTTAAATTATTATGTTAACTTCAGTGTCCAATCAAAACTTGTCATGTAAAATGTAACGGAGAGAGTATTTGGTTATGGGCCATGAAAGATTGTCCAAGAAATTTATAATTGCATCTTAGAATGTTTTGCTGGCGGGGCCATATGAAGAGGATTCTGACTGATTTGAGAATTGTTTTTATTATGCAGCTGCAAATGCCGGTAAAGCTTTGGAGGGAGAGATGTTGAAAGTCACCTTGTCCCAACCAAAGAATGGGAATGCACGGCATCTACGAGTTATATCAGTTTTGCCATTGCGGACTGGTTTTCAGCCTGTGATCAAGACCTTGAGGGAACTATATCGAGCAAGAGGTGGTTCATAACGCTAGTGCATTCAGGTGTTTTTGTATCAAACGTTTCTTGAGCAGCCTTTATGTTTGTGTACATCTCCGTCATTCCATTGACAAAAAGAACATGAATGCATATTTTGTTAAACATTATTTTTCTCCTTTAGACACCATTCTGAGCATAGCAGCTCAAAGTTTGCTTCGTGTGCCATCTAACAACATCAATAGACACGTGATTCTTTGCCCCGTGCAATATGTGCAATTCAATGA
The sequence above is a segment of the Lycium barbarum isolate Lr01 chromosome 6, ASM1917538v2, whole genome shotgun sequence genome. Coding sequences within it:
- the LOC132600459 gene encoding uncharacterized protein LOC132600459 isoform X2; protein product: MYNNQTNPKKRPLAEINKDKQPLTLNCMVVAIDHNNLFYRVCSTCEKTLPDPSPITHLPFCKYCNFNNPASSGSKRLFRVLISIATEKKVIVVIMFDRAAKVLFGCSADEFFDFAKTHPFAAANAGKALEGEMLKVTLSQPKNGNARHLRVISVLPLRTGFQPVIKTLRELYRARGE
- the LOC132600459 gene encoding uncharacterized protein LOC132600459 isoform X3 produces the protein MLRKATRMCLYDTCFLNYSYGMYNNQTNPKKRPLAEINKDKQPLTLNCMVVAIDHNNLFYRVCSTCEKTLPDPSPITHLPFCKYCNFNNPASSGSKRLFRVLISIATEKKVIVVIMFDRAAKVLFGCSADEFFDFAKTHPFAAANAGKALEGEMLKVTLSQPKNGNARHLRVASVLPLKTGFQPVIETLRELYQARGE
- the LOC132600459 gene encoding uncharacterized protein LOC132600459 isoform X1 — its product is MYNNQTNPKKRPLAEINKDKQPLTLNCMVVAIDHNNLFYRVCSTCEKTLPDPSPITHLPFCKYCNFNNPASSGSKRLFRVLISIATEKKVIVVIMFDRAAKVLFGCSADEFFDFAKTHPFAAANAGKALEGEMLKVTLSQPKNGNARHLRVISVLPLRTGFQPVIKTLRELYRARGGS